Proteins found in one bacterium genomic segment:
- a CDS encoding class II aldolase/adducin family protein produces MPELYRIKREIIEVGRRMYARGMVAANDGNISVRLDNGLFAVSVAGVSKGFLTPDDVVVVNESGRKIEGGGKPTSEAKLHLFAYSRRPDVGAVCHAHPPYATAFAVSGRGLPPNILPEIILAVGGEIPLTPYATPSTEELARSIEEHLGGADAFLLANHGVLTLGADLTQAYHRLETVEHYARIAWLALSLGGATPLPEGELDRLWCISKGLAPDCREPGGESPEE; encoded by the coding sequence TTGCCCGAGCTCTACCGGATCAAGCGGGAAATCATCGAGGTCGGGCGGCGCATGTACGCCCGGGGGATGGTGGCCGCCAACGACGGCAACATCTCCGTGCGGCTCGACAACGGGCTCTTCGCCGTCTCCGTCGCCGGGGTGAGCAAGGGCTTCCTCACGCCCGACGACGTCGTCGTCGTGAACGAGTCCGGGCGGAAGATCGAGGGCGGCGGTAAACCCACCAGCGAGGCCAAGCTGCACCTCTTCGCCTACTCCCGGCGGCCCGACGTGGGCGCGGTCTGCCACGCACACCCCCCCTACGCCACCGCCTTCGCCGTCAGCGGGCGCGGGCTGCCGCCGAACATCCTCCCCGAAATCATCCTCGCCGTGGGCGGCGAAATTCCGCTCACCCCCTACGCCACGCCGTCCACGGAGGAGCTGGCCCGCTCCATCGAGGAGCACCTGGGCGGGGCCGACGCATTCCTTTTAGCCAACCACGGCGTCCTGACCCTGGGCGCGGACCTCACCCAGGCCTACCATCGCCTCGAGACGGTGGAGCACTACGCGAGGATAGCGTGGCTGGCGTTGTCGCTGGGCGGGGCGACGCCCTTGCCCGAGGGGGAGCTGGACCGGCTGTGGTGCATCTCGAAGGGCCTGGCGCCCGACTGCCGCGAGCCGGGCGGAGAATCGCCGGAGGAGTAA